Proteins encoded by one window of Bactrocera oleae isolate idBacOlea1 chromosome 4, idBacOlea1, whole genome shotgun sequence:
- the LOC106614442 gene encoding uncharacterized protein, with protein MRLPNNSERKQEYIAHRARVQNAKSVVNSQPPLRPLNRPRREMSFTEMMNSVRTAIQRRSNSRTFTTAPASTTPSATGTTSISTVATTTSQTAPSVRFGKHVSNSDTLGSYERDKSAMLLYDCKSCGTFGCCCICGGAGDGRHCLASCVDMHEKFPGHAGVDICEDGRSSCNYVPRCRRGESFSSNSGIAVFGQHGPHVHHFESPSRSFPENKNKKVKQTSSAEQRAAFQHARLAMPLRHFWHRITRKEWNDDTRIPPKPHRSSYALNKNHHRKRCVHHTSSKDSKEDTQGSAAFNQLITRDESKHYGIPLHVLKRYQDITVSTDEGMLRRLLRPRIFFDLEVKGIRPLGRIVIQLFTEACPEVVLEFVRMCTTENGERMSFTRLFPPMWLEGELALTDNKTLTAHSIEHDTTVLDHGSGAGVLSFPSRYVRGSKRRFLSFSISFKPLKVLNGKRIAFGRVRRGLWILDAVQDYGTNSGKPQRDIIVTSCGMCK; from the coding sequence ATGCGTTTGCCGAACAACAGCGAGCGCAAGCAGGAGTATATAGCGCATCGTGCGCGCGTGCAGAACGCCAAAAGCGTTGTGAATAGCCAACCACCGTTACGTCCACTGAATCGGCCGCGACGCGAAATGTCATTCACCGAGATGATGAACTCCGTGCGCACAGCCATACAGCGACGCAGCAACTCGCGCACCTTCACTACGGCGCCCGCCTCGACAACACCCTCGGCCACGGGCACTACAAGTATTTCGACTGTGGCGACAACGACTTCGCAGACAGCACCGTCTGTACGTTTTGGCAAACATGTAAGCAACAGCGACACGCTCGGCAGCTACGAACGTGACAAGTCCGCGATGCTCTTATACGATTGCAAATCGTGCGGCACTTTTGGCTGTTGCTGCATCTGTGGCGGCGCCGGCGATGGGCGGCACTGCTTAGCCTCCTGCGTCGATATGCATGAGAAATTCCCCGGTCATGCCGGTGTCGATATTTGCGAAGATGGGCGCTCTTCGTGTAATTATGTGCCGCGCTGTCGCAGGGGTGAGAGCTTTAGCAGTAACAGTGGCATTGCCGTTTTTGGTCAACATGGTCCACATGTTCATCATTTTGAGTCGCCTTCGCGCAGTTTTCcggagaataaaaataaaaaagtcaaacAAACGTCGTCGGCTGAGCAACGTGCCGCCTTTCAGCATGCACGTCTGGCGATGCCTTTACGTCATTTCTGGCATCGCATCACACGTAAAGAATGGAATGATGACACGCGTATACCACCAAAGCCACATCGCTCCTCTTACGCGCTGAACAAGAACCATCATCGTAAGCGTTGCGTTCATCACACATCCTCCAAAGACTCCAAAGAGGATACACAAGGCAGCGCCGCTTTTAATCAACTTATTACCCGTGATGAAAGTAAGCATTACGGCATACCGCTGCACGTATTGAAACGGTATCAGGATATCACAGTCTCAACGGATGAGGGTATGTTGCGTCGCTTGCTGCGACCACGCATCTTTTTCGATCTCGAGGTTAAGGGCATACGTCCGTTGGGCCGCATCGTCATACAGCTGTTCACCGAGGCCTGCCCAGAGGTGGTGCTCGAGTTTGTGCGCATGTGCACCACAGAGAATGGCGAACGCATGAGCTTTACGCGACTCTTTCCGCCGATGTGGCTGGAAGGCGAACTGGCATTGACCGACAATAAGACGCTGACGGCTCATAGTATCGAACATGATACGACTGTATTGGATCACGGTAGTGGCGCTGGTGTATTGTCGTTTCCCAGCCGCTACGTGCGTGGCAGCAAGCGGCGGTTTCTCAGCTTTTCAATCAGTTTCAAACCGCTGAAAGTGCTTAATGGCAAACGCATCGCGTTTGGTCGTGTGCGGCGTGGTCTTTGGATATTGGATGCCGTGCAGGATTACGGCACTAATAGCGGTAAACCTCAGCGTGATATAATTGTGACGAGTTGTGGCATGTGCAAGTGA